In Dermochelys coriacea isolate rDerCor1 chromosome 10, rDerCor1.pri.v4, whole genome shotgun sequence, one DNA window encodes the following:
- the AP3B2 gene encoding AP-3 complex subunit beta-2 isoform X4, protein MSASPAYSEEKGGSSSLGEPEYGHDPASGGIFSSDYKRHDDLKEMLDSNKDSLKLEAMKRIVAMIARGKNASDLFPAVVKNVACKNIEVKKLVYVYLVRYAEEQQDLALLSISTFQRGLKDPNQLIRASALRVLSSIRVPIIVPIMMLAIKEAASDMSPYVRKTAAHAIPKLYSLDSDQKDQLIEVIEKLLADKTTLVAGSVVMAFEEVCPERIDLIHKNYRKLCNLLIDVEEWGQVVIINMLTRYARTQFLSPNQNESLLEENPEKAFYGSDEEDSKDDKPDAASLVKRKPYVMDPDHRLLLRNTKPLLQSRNAAVVMAVAQLYFHLAPKAEVGVIAKALVRLLRSHSEVQWVVLQNVATMSIKRRGMFEPYLKSFYIRSTDPTQIKILKLEVLTNLANETNISTILREFQTYIRSMDKDFVAATIQAIGRCATNIGKVRDTCLNGLVQLLSNRDELVVAESVVVIKKLLQMQPSQHSEIIKHMAKLTDNIQVPMARASILWLIGEYCEHVPKIAPDVLRKMAKSFTGEEDIVKLQVINLAAKLYLTNSKQSKLLTQYVLNLAKYDQNYDIRDRARFIRQLIVPTEKSGALNKYAKKLFLAQKPAPILESSFKDRDHFQLGSLSHLLNAKAVGYQELPDWPDEAPDPSVRNVEVPEWTKCTSREKRKEKVEKPFYSDSEGESGPTESADSEPESVSESESESSSSESGSDSGSRGEESGDQSEEEKKKKKKKKGKEGPRKACLESAGSDPSEEEEQGKKGKKKKPQHEGNGGSESSWEEGSVSESSSSESDSGSEAEESQSEPESNRRTTPPSSKSTPKAAKKGTKEISLLDLDDFTPAPPQPASSPAIVSSSLVTDLEGLTLTDTSLVPTMLSPAFSTMKTYELLHRMAGEGLSVEYYFNRQPFPPDPHMVAVQIQFSNNTESEVKNLRVSEPKLLSGMRIQEFQEIESLAPGDTANVIMGIDFCDSTQAANFQLCTHSRQFYVSIQPPVGELMAPVFMSENEFKKEQGKLTGMSEIMEKLTLPDKCQSDHTIIQQVTAAANVSRVPCGADNEYRFAAKTVTSGSLVLITLERKEGARVHLTVNSEKMVIGTMLVQDISQALAQ, encoded by the exons ACACGATGACCTGAAGGAGATGCTGGACAGTAACAAGGACTCACTGAAGCTGGAGGCCATGAAGAGGATTGTGGCT ATGATCGCCAGGGGGAAGAATGCGTCCGACCTCTTCCCAGCTGTCGTCAAAAATGTGGCTTGCAAGAACATTGAG GTGAAGAAGCTGGTTTATGTTTACCTGGTCCGCTACGCAGAAGAACAGCAGGACCTGGCCCTGCTCTCCATCTCCACTTTCCAGCGTGGACTAAAG GATCCCAACCAGCTGATCCGGGCCAGCGCCCTGCGGGTTCTCTCCAGCATCCGGGTGCCCATCATAGTGCCCATCATGATGCTGGCCATCAAGGAGGCGGCGTCAGACATGTCTCCGTACGTGCGCAAGACGGCTGCTCATGCCATCCCCAAGCTGTACAG CTTGGATTCGGATCAGAAGGACCAGCTGATCGAAGTGATTGAGAAGCTGCTGGCAGATAAGACCACG CTGGTGGCGGGCAGCGTGGTGATGGCCTTTGAGGAGGTTTGCCCCGAGCGCATCGACCTGATCCACAAGAACTACCGGAAGCTGTGCAACCTGCTGATCGACGTGGAGGAGTGGGGCCAGGTGGTGATCATCAACATGCTGACCCGCTACGCGCGTACCCAGTTCCTCAGCCCCAACCAGAAT GAGTCCCTGCTGGAGGAGAACCCGGAGAAGGCCTTCTATGGCTCCGATGAGGAGGACTCCAAGGACGACAAGCCAGACGCAGCCTCTCTGGTGAAGCGCAAGCCCTATGTGATGGACCCTGACCACCGGCTGCTGCTGCGCAACACAAAGCCCCTGCTGCAGAGCCGCAATGCTGCA gtGGTGATGGCCGTAGCTCAGCTGTACTTCCACCTGGCACCCAAGGCCGAGGTCGGGGTCATTGCCAAGGCACTGGTGCGTCTCCTGAGGAGCCACAG CGAGGTACAGTGGGTGGTGCTGCAGAACGTGGCCACGATGTCCATTAAGCGGCGG GGGATGTTCGAGCCATATCTGAAGAGCTTCTACATCAGATCCACAGACCCCACCCAGATTAAGATCCTCAAG cTGGAAGTTCTCACCAATCTCGCTAACGAAACCAACATCTCCACCATCCTGCGGGAGTTCCAG ACCTATATCCGGAGCATGGACAAGGACTTTGTAGCTGCCACCATCCAGGCCATCGGGCGCTGTGCCACGAACATCGGGAAGGTCCGAGACACCTGCCTGAACGGCCTTGTTCAGCTTCTCTCCAACAGGGATG agctggtggtGGCTGAGTCCGTGGTCGTCATTAAGAAGCTGCTGCAGATGCAACCCTCTCAGCACAGCGAGATCATCAAGCACATGGCCAAGCTCACCGACAACATCCAG GTGCCCATGGCCCGGGCCAGCATCCTCTGGTTGATTGGTGAGTACTGTGAGCACGTGCCCAAGATTGCGCCTGACGTGCTCCGCAAGATGGCCAAGTCCTTCACCGGCGAGGAGGACATTGTCAAGCTGCAGGTCATCAACctggcagccaagctctaccTGACCAACTCCAAGCAG AGCAAGCTGCTGACCCAGTACGTGCTGAACCTGGCCAAGTATGACCAGAACTACGACATCCGGGACCGGGCCCGCTTCATCCGCCAGCTTATCGTGCCCACCGAGAAGAGCGGGGCCCTTAACAAATACGCCAAGAAGCTCTTCCTGGCGCAGAAACCCGCCCCCATACTGGAGTCCTCCTTCAAAG ATCGGGACCATTTCCAGCTCGGCTCGCTCTCACACCTCCTCAATGCCAAGGCAGTGGGCTACCAGGAGCTCCCCGACTGGCCGGATGAGGCCCCTGACCCATCTGTGCGCAATGTGGAG GTTCCGGAATGGACCAAGTGCACCAGCCgggagaagaggaaagagaaggtGGAGAAGCCGTTCTACTCGGATTCAGAGGGAGAGTCCGGGCCCACGGAATCAGCAGACAGCG aacCGGAATCGGTCAGCGAGTCGGagagtgagagcagcagcagcgagaGCGGCTCTGACTCGGGAAGCCGGGGCGAAGAGAGTGGAGACCAGtcggaggaggagaagaagaagaagaagaaaaagaagggaaaggaagggccCCGGAAAGCCTGCCTGGAGAGCGCCGGGAG cgaccccagcgaggaggaggagcaggggaagaaggggaagaagaagaagccaCAGCACGAAGGGAACGGGGGTTCCGAGTCCTCTTGGGAGGAGGGCAGCGTCTCGGAGAGCAGCTCGTCCGAGTCGGACTCGGGCTCCGAGGCAGAGGAATCCCAGTCAGAGCCGGAGAGCAACAGGAGAACCACG CCTCCCAGCAGCAAATCCACTCCAAAGGCCGCCAAGAAAGGGACCAAGGAGATCTCCTTGCTGGACCTGGATGACT TCACCCCCGCTCCACCGCAGCCAGCCTCCTCTCCAGCTATCGTCTCCAGCAGCCTGGTGACTGACCTGGAGGGACTCACGCTGACCGACACCTCGCTCGTTCCTACT ATGCTCAGCCCGGCATTCAGCACCATGAAGACCTACGAGCTGCTACACCGCATGGCGGGCGAGGGGCTCTCGGTGGAGTACTACTTCAACCGGCAGCCcttcccccccgacccccacaTGGTGGCCGTGCAGATCCAGTTCTCCAACAATACGGAGTCGGAGGTGAAGAACTTGCGGGTCAGCGAGCCCAAGCTGCTGTCCGGGATGCGAATCCAGGAGTTCCAGGAGATCG AGTCCTTAGCGCCTGGCGACACCGCCAATGTAATCATGGGCATCGACTTCTGCGACTCCACCCAGGCAGCCAACTTCCAGCTGTG CACCCACTCGCGCCAGTTCTACGTCTCCATCCAGCCGCCGGTGGGAGAGCTCATGGCTCCGGTGTTCATGAGTGAGAACGAATTCAAGAAGGAGCAAG GCAAGCTGACAGGAATGAGTGAGATCATGGAGAAGCTGACGCTGCCGGACAAATGCCAGAGCGACCACACGATCATCCAGCAAGTGACGGCGGCCGCCAACGTCAGCCGCGTGCCCTGCGGAGCAGACAATGAGTACAG GTTCGCTGCCAAGACGGTCACCAGCGGGAGCCTCGTCCTCATCACcttggagaggaaggaaggagccaGGGTCCACCTAACTGTCAACAGTGAGAAGATGGTGATTGGCACCATGCTGGTGCAGGACATTAGCCAGGCCTTGGCACAGTGA
- the AP3B2 gene encoding AP-3 complex subunit beta-2 isoform X3, with protein MSASPAYSEEKGGSSSLGEPEYGHDPASGGIFSSDYKRHDDLKEMLDSNKDSLKLEAMKRIVAMIARGKNASDLFPAVVKNVACKNIEVKKLVYVYLVRYAEEQQDLALLSISTFQRGLKDPNQLIRASALRVLSSIRVPIIVPIMMLAIKEAASDMSPYVRKTAAHAIPKLYSLDSDQKDQLIEVIEKLLADKTTLVAGSVVMAFEEVCPERIDLIHKNYRKLCNLLIDVEEWGQVVIINMLTRYARTQFLSPNQNESLLEENPEKAFYGSDEEDSKDDKPDAASLVKRKPYVMDPDHRLLLRNTKPLLQSRNAAVVMAVAQLYFHLAPKAEVGVIAKALVRLLRSHSEVQWVVLQNVATMSIKRRGMFEPYLKSFYIRSTDPTQIKILKLEVLTNLANETNISTILREFQTYIRSMDKDFVAATIQAIGRCATNIGKVRDTCLNGLVQLLSNRDELVVAESVVVIKKLLQMQPSQHSEIIKHMAKLTDNIQVPMARASILWLIGEYCEHVPKIAPDVLRKMAKSFTGEEDIVKLQVINLAAKLYLTNSKQSKLLTQYVLNLAKYDQNYDIRDRARFIRQLIVPTEKSGALNKYAKKLFLAQKPAPILESSFKDRDHFQLGSLSHLLNAKAVGYQELPDWPDEAPDPSVRNVEEETAFPIESHIGLLGELREVPEWTKCTSREKRKEKVEKPFYSDSEGESGPTESADSEPESVSESESESSSSESGSDSGSRGEESGDQSEEEKKKKKKKKGKEGPRKACLESAGSDPSEEEEQGKKGKKKKPQHEGNGGSESSWEEGSVSESSSSESDSGSEAEESQSEPESNRRTTPPSSKSTPKAAKKGTKEISLLDLDDFTPAPPQPASSPAIVSSSLVTDLEGLTLTDTSLVPTMLSPAFSTMKTYELLHRMAGEGLSVEYYFNRQPFPPDPHMVAVQIQFSNNTESEVKNLRVSEPKLLSGMRIQEFQEIESLAPGDTANVIMGIDFCDSTQAANFQLCTHSRQFYVSIQPPVGELMAPVFMSENEFKKEQGKLTGMSEIMEKLTLPDKCQSDHTIIQQVTAAANVSRVPCGADNEYRFAAKTVTSGSLVLITLERKEGARVHLTVNSEKMVIGTMLVQDISQALAQ; from the exons ACACGATGACCTGAAGGAGATGCTGGACAGTAACAAGGACTCACTGAAGCTGGAGGCCATGAAGAGGATTGTGGCT ATGATCGCCAGGGGGAAGAATGCGTCCGACCTCTTCCCAGCTGTCGTCAAAAATGTGGCTTGCAAGAACATTGAG GTGAAGAAGCTGGTTTATGTTTACCTGGTCCGCTACGCAGAAGAACAGCAGGACCTGGCCCTGCTCTCCATCTCCACTTTCCAGCGTGGACTAAAG GATCCCAACCAGCTGATCCGGGCCAGCGCCCTGCGGGTTCTCTCCAGCATCCGGGTGCCCATCATAGTGCCCATCATGATGCTGGCCATCAAGGAGGCGGCGTCAGACATGTCTCCGTACGTGCGCAAGACGGCTGCTCATGCCATCCCCAAGCTGTACAG CTTGGATTCGGATCAGAAGGACCAGCTGATCGAAGTGATTGAGAAGCTGCTGGCAGATAAGACCACG CTGGTGGCGGGCAGCGTGGTGATGGCCTTTGAGGAGGTTTGCCCCGAGCGCATCGACCTGATCCACAAGAACTACCGGAAGCTGTGCAACCTGCTGATCGACGTGGAGGAGTGGGGCCAGGTGGTGATCATCAACATGCTGACCCGCTACGCGCGTACCCAGTTCCTCAGCCCCAACCAGAAT GAGTCCCTGCTGGAGGAGAACCCGGAGAAGGCCTTCTATGGCTCCGATGAGGAGGACTCCAAGGACGACAAGCCAGACGCAGCCTCTCTGGTGAAGCGCAAGCCCTATGTGATGGACCCTGACCACCGGCTGCTGCTGCGCAACACAAAGCCCCTGCTGCAGAGCCGCAATGCTGCA gtGGTGATGGCCGTAGCTCAGCTGTACTTCCACCTGGCACCCAAGGCCGAGGTCGGGGTCATTGCCAAGGCACTGGTGCGTCTCCTGAGGAGCCACAG CGAGGTACAGTGGGTGGTGCTGCAGAACGTGGCCACGATGTCCATTAAGCGGCGG GGGATGTTCGAGCCATATCTGAAGAGCTTCTACATCAGATCCACAGACCCCACCCAGATTAAGATCCTCAAG cTGGAAGTTCTCACCAATCTCGCTAACGAAACCAACATCTCCACCATCCTGCGGGAGTTCCAG ACCTATATCCGGAGCATGGACAAGGACTTTGTAGCTGCCACCATCCAGGCCATCGGGCGCTGTGCCACGAACATCGGGAAGGTCCGAGACACCTGCCTGAACGGCCTTGTTCAGCTTCTCTCCAACAGGGATG agctggtggtGGCTGAGTCCGTGGTCGTCATTAAGAAGCTGCTGCAGATGCAACCCTCTCAGCACAGCGAGATCATCAAGCACATGGCCAAGCTCACCGACAACATCCAG GTGCCCATGGCCCGGGCCAGCATCCTCTGGTTGATTGGTGAGTACTGTGAGCACGTGCCCAAGATTGCGCCTGACGTGCTCCGCAAGATGGCCAAGTCCTTCACCGGCGAGGAGGACATTGTCAAGCTGCAGGTCATCAACctggcagccaagctctaccTGACCAACTCCAAGCAG AGCAAGCTGCTGACCCAGTACGTGCTGAACCTGGCCAAGTATGACCAGAACTACGACATCCGGGACCGGGCCCGCTTCATCCGCCAGCTTATCGTGCCCACCGAGAAGAGCGGGGCCCTTAACAAATACGCCAAGAAGCTCTTCCTGGCGCAGAAACCCGCCCCCATACTGGAGTCCTCCTTCAAAG ATCGGGACCATTTCCAGCTCGGCTCGCTCTCACACCTCCTCAATGCCAAGGCAGTGGGCTACCAGGAGCTCCCCGACTGGCCGGATGAGGCCCCTGACCCATCTGTGCGCAATGTGGAG GAAGAAACCGCCTTCCCCATTGAAAGCCACATCGGGTTGCTGGGAGAGCTCAGAGAG GTTCCGGAATGGACCAAGTGCACCAGCCgggagaagaggaaagagaaggtGGAGAAGCCGTTCTACTCGGATTCAGAGGGAGAGTCCGGGCCCACGGAATCAGCAGACAGCG aacCGGAATCGGTCAGCGAGTCGGagagtgagagcagcagcagcgagaGCGGCTCTGACTCGGGAAGCCGGGGCGAAGAGAGTGGAGACCAGtcggaggaggagaagaagaagaagaagaaaaagaagggaaaggaagggccCCGGAAAGCCTGCCTGGAGAGCGCCGGGAG cgaccccagcgaggaggaggagcaggggaagaaggggaagaagaagaagccaCAGCACGAAGGGAACGGGGGTTCCGAGTCCTCTTGGGAGGAGGGCAGCGTCTCGGAGAGCAGCTCGTCCGAGTCGGACTCGGGCTCCGAGGCAGAGGAATCCCAGTCAGAGCCGGAGAGCAACAGGAGAACCACG CCTCCCAGCAGCAAATCCACTCCAAAGGCCGCCAAGAAAGGGACCAAGGAGATCTCCTTGCTGGACCTGGATGACT TCACCCCCGCTCCACCGCAGCCAGCCTCCTCTCCAGCTATCGTCTCCAGCAGCCTGGTGACTGACCTGGAGGGACTCACGCTGACCGACACCTCGCTCGTTCCTACT ATGCTCAGCCCGGCATTCAGCACCATGAAGACCTACGAGCTGCTACACCGCATGGCGGGCGAGGGGCTCTCGGTGGAGTACTACTTCAACCGGCAGCCcttcccccccgacccccacaTGGTGGCCGTGCAGATCCAGTTCTCCAACAATACGGAGTCGGAGGTGAAGAACTTGCGGGTCAGCGAGCCCAAGCTGCTGTCCGGGATGCGAATCCAGGAGTTCCAGGAGATCG AGTCCTTAGCGCCTGGCGACACCGCCAATGTAATCATGGGCATCGACTTCTGCGACTCCACCCAGGCAGCCAACTTCCAGCTGTG CACCCACTCGCGCCAGTTCTACGTCTCCATCCAGCCGCCGGTGGGAGAGCTCATGGCTCCGGTGTTCATGAGTGAGAACGAATTCAAGAAGGAGCAAG GCAAGCTGACAGGAATGAGTGAGATCATGGAGAAGCTGACGCTGCCGGACAAATGCCAGAGCGACCACACGATCATCCAGCAAGTGACGGCGGCCGCCAACGTCAGCCGCGTGCCCTGCGGAGCAGACAATGAGTACAG GTTCGCTGCCAAGACGGTCACCAGCGGGAGCCTCGTCCTCATCACcttggagaggaaggaaggagccaGGGTCCACCTAACTGTCAACAGTGAGAAGATGGTGATTGGCACCATGCTGGTGCAGGACATTAGCCAGGCCTTGGCACAGTGA
- the AP3B2 gene encoding AP-3 complex subunit beta-2 isoform X1, giving the protein MNPMQKLLQLPASAVKLVRFQQGMASEEAKSPVLTPDGGQQVWYNAMQADELRLLKSPEQVAAPENSTSGSQTQPLRHDDLKEMLDSNKDSLKLEAMKRIVAMIARGKNASDLFPAVVKNVACKNIEVKKLVYVYLVRYAEEQQDLALLSISTFQRGLKDPNQLIRASALRVLSSIRVPIIVPIMMLAIKEAASDMSPYVRKTAAHAIPKLYSLDSDQKDQLIEVIEKLLADKTTLVAGSVVMAFEEVCPERIDLIHKNYRKLCNLLIDVEEWGQVVIINMLTRYARTQFLSPNQNESLLEENPEKAFYGSDEEDSKDDKPDAASLVKRKPYVMDPDHRLLLRNTKPLLQSRNAAVVMAVAQLYFHLAPKAEVGVIAKALVRLLRSHSEVQWVVLQNVATMSIKRRGMFEPYLKSFYIRSTDPTQIKILKLEVLTNLANETNISTILREFQTYIRSMDKDFVAATIQAIGRCATNIGKVRDTCLNGLVQLLSNRDELVVAESVVVIKKLLQMQPSQHSEIIKHMAKLTDNIQVPMARASILWLIGEYCEHVPKIAPDVLRKMAKSFTGEEDIVKLQVINLAAKLYLTNSKQSKLLTQYVLNLAKYDQNYDIRDRARFIRQLIVPTEKSGALNKYAKKLFLAQKPAPILESSFKDRDHFQLGSLSHLLNAKAVGYQELPDWPDEAPDPSVRNVEEETAFPIESHIGLLGELREVPEWTKCTSREKRKEKVEKPFYSDSEGESGPTESADSEPESVSESESESSSSESGSDSGSRGEESGDQSEEEKKKKKKKKGKEGPRKACLESAGSDPSEEEEQGKKGKKKKPQHEGNGGSESSWEEGSVSESSSSESDSGSEAEESQSEPESNRRTTPPSSKSTPKAAKKGTKEISLLDLDDFTPAPPQPASSPAIVSSSLVTDLEGLTLTDTSLVPTMLSPAFSTMKTYELLHRMAGEGLSVEYYFNRQPFPPDPHMVAVQIQFSNNTESEVKNLRVSEPKLLSGMRIQEFQEIESLAPGDTANVIMGIDFCDSTQAANFQLCTHSRQFYVSIQPPVGELMAPVFMSENEFKKEQGKLTGMSEIMEKLTLPDKCQSDHTIIQQVTAAANVSRVPCGADNEYRFAAKTVTSGSLVLITLERKEGARVHLTVNSEKMVIGTMLVQDISQALAQ; this is encoded by the exons ACACGATGACCTGAAGGAGATGCTGGACAGTAACAAGGACTCACTGAAGCTGGAGGCCATGAAGAGGATTGTGGCT ATGATCGCCAGGGGGAAGAATGCGTCCGACCTCTTCCCAGCTGTCGTCAAAAATGTGGCTTGCAAGAACATTGAG GTGAAGAAGCTGGTTTATGTTTACCTGGTCCGCTACGCAGAAGAACAGCAGGACCTGGCCCTGCTCTCCATCTCCACTTTCCAGCGTGGACTAAAG GATCCCAACCAGCTGATCCGGGCCAGCGCCCTGCGGGTTCTCTCCAGCATCCGGGTGCCCATCATAGTGCCCATCATGATGCTGGCCATCAAGGAGGCGGCGTCAGACATGTCTCCGTACGTGCGCAAGACGGCTGCTCATGCCATCCCCAAGCTGTACAG CTTGGATTCGGATCAGAAGGACCAGCTGATCGAAGTGATTGAGAAGCTGCTGGCAGATAAGACCACG CTGGTGGCGGGCAGCGTGGTGATGGCCTTTGAGGAGGTTTGCCCCGAGCGCATCGACCTGATCCACAAGAACTACCGGAAGCTGTGCAACCTGCTGATCGACGTGGAGGAGTGGGGCCAGGTGGTGATCATCAACATGCTGACCCGCTACGCGCGTACCCAGTTCCTCAGCCCCAACCAGAAT GAGTCCCTGCTGGAGGAGAACCCGGAGAAGGCCTTCTATGGCTCCGATGAGGAGGACTCCAAGGACGACAAGCCAGACGCAGCCTCTCTGGTGAAGCGCAAGCCCTATGTGATGGACCCTGACCACCGGCTGCTGCTGCGCAACACAAAGCCCCTGCTGCAGAGCCGCAATGCTGCA gtGGTGATGGCCGTAGCTCAGCTGTACTTCCACCTGGCACCCAAGGCCGAGGTCGGGGTCATTGCCAAGGCACTGGTGCGTCTCCTGAGGAGCCACAG CGAGGTACAGTGGGTGGTGCTGCAGAACGTGGCCACGATGTCCATTAAGCGGCGG GGGATGTTCGAGCCATATCTGAAGAGCTTCTACATCAGATCCACAGACCCCACCCAGATTAAGATCCTCAAG cTGGAAGTTCTCACCAATCTCGCTAACGAAACCAACATCTCCACCATCCTGCGGGAGTTCCAG ACCTATATCCGGAGCATGGACAAGGACTTTGTAGCTGCCACCATCCAGGCCATCGGGCGCTGTGCCACGAACATCGGGAAGGTCCGAGACACCTGCCTGAACGGCCTTGTTCAGCTTCTCTCCAACAGGGATG agctggtggtGGCTGAGTCCGTGGTCGTCATTAAGAAGCTGCTGCAGATGCAACCCTCTCAGCACAGCGAGATCATCAAGCACATGGCCAAGCTCACCGACAACATCCAG GTGCCCATGGCCCGGGCCAGCATCCTCTGGTTGATTGGTGAGTACTGTGAGCACGTGCCCAAGATTGCGCCTGACGTGCTCCGCAAGATGGCCAAGTCCTTCACCGGCGAGGAGGACATTGTCAAGCTGCAGGTCATCAACctggcagccaagctctaccTGACCAACTCCAAGCAG AGCAAGCTGCTGACCCAGTACGTGCTGAACCTGGCCAAGTATGACCAGAACTACGACATCCGGGACCGGGCCCGCTTCATCCGCCAGCTTATCGTGCCCACCGAGAAGAGCGGGGCCCTTAACAAATACGCCAAGAAGCTCTTCCTGGCGCAGAAACCCGCCCCCATACTGGAGTCCTCCTTCAAAG ATCGGGACCATTTCCAGCTCGGCTCGCTCTCACACCTCCTCAATGCCAAGGCAGTGGGCTACCAGGAGCTCCCCGACTGGCCGGATGAGGCCCCTGACCCATCTGTGCGCAATGTGGAG GAAGAAACCGCCTTCCCCATTGAAAGCCACATCGGGTTGCTGGGAGAGCTCAGAGAG GTTCCGGAATGGACCAAGTGCACCAGCCgggagaagaggaaagagaaggtGGAGAAGCCGTTCTACTCGGATTCAGAGGGAGAGTCCGGGCCCACGGAATCAGCAGACAGCG aacCGGAATCGGTCAGCGAGTCGGagagtgagagcagcagcagcgagaGCGGCTCTGACTCGGGAAGCCGGGGCGAAGAGAGTGGAGACCAGtcggaggaggagaagaagaagaagaagaaaaagaagggaaaggaagggccCCGGAAAGCCTGCCTGGAGAGCGCCGGGAG cgaccccagcgaggaggaggagcaggggaagaaggggaagaagaagaagccaCAGCACGAAGGGAACGGGGGTTCCGAGTCCTCTTGGGAGGAGGGCAGCGTCTCGGAGAGCAGCTCGTCCGAGTCGGACTCGGGCTCCGAGGCAGAGGAATCCCAGTCAGAGCCGGAGAGCAACAGGAGAACCACG CCTCCCAGCAGCAAATCCACTCCAAAGGCCGCCAAGAAAGGGACCAAGGAGATCTCCTTGCTGGACCTGGATGACT TCACCCCCGCTCCACCGCAGCCAGCCTCCTCTCCAGCTATCGTCTCCAGCAGCCTGGTGACTGACCTGGAGGGACTCACGCTGACCGACACCTCGCTCGTTCCTACT ATGCTCAGCCCGGCATTCAGCACCATGAAGACCTACGAGCTGCTACACCGCATGGCGGGCGAGGGGCTCTCGGTGGAGTACTACTTCAACCGGCAGCCcttcccccccgacccccacaTGGTGGCCGTGCAGATCCAGTTCTCCAACAATACGGAGTCGGAGGTGAAGAACTTGCGGGTCAGCGAGCCCAAGCTGCTGTCCGGGATGCGAATCCAGGAGTTCCAGGAGATCG AGTCCTTAGCGCCTGGCGACACCGCCAATGTAATCATGGGCATCGACTTCTGCGACTCCACCCAGGCAGCCAACTTCCAGCTGTG CACCCACTCGCGCCAGTTCTACGTCTCCATCCAGCCGCCGGTGGGAGAGCTCATGGCTCCGGTGTTCATGAGTGAGAACGAATTCAAGAAGGAGCAAG GCAAGCTGACAGGAATGAGTGAGATCATGGAGAAGCTGACGCTGCCGGACAAATGCCAGAGCGACCACACGATCATCCAGCAAGTGACGGCGGCCGCCAACGTCAGCCGCGTGCCCTGCGGAGCAGACAATGAGTACAG GTTCGCTGCCAAGACGGTCACCAGCGGGAGCCTCGTCCTCATCACcttggagaggaaggaaggagccaGGGTCCACCTAACTGTCAACAGTGAGAAGATGGTGATTGGCACCATGCTGGTGCAGGACATTAGCCAGGCCTTGGCACAGTGA